The Caldisericia bacterium DNA segment CAATATTTTTTATTTTTAAATTGAAAATAGAAGTTTCATTGAAATTATCAATGTAATTTTTCACTATTTCTCTCTCTTCTTTTTTAAATCTTAAATCTAATCTTTTTGTATAAAATTTTCCAAATTTTTTATATAACTCATCAATAAGTTCTTTAGGCGAGGAATTTTCTTTTTCACATATTTGAAGAACTAATAAATCTGCTAAAATTCCATCTTTTTCTGGAAGCCAACCTTTAATTGATAAACCTCCACTTTCCTCTCCTCCTATATAAATTTTTCCATCTCTTATAAGCATACCTATAAATTTGAATCCTACAGGTGTTTCAAAAACTTCAATATTGTAATAATTTGCTATTTTATCTATTAATCTTGTTGTTGAAATAGTTCTTCCAATACCTTCTTTTTTACCTTTTCCAAGATAATATGATAATAGTGATAAAACTTCATTTGGTGTTATAAATGTTCCATCAGATGATATAATACCAAATCTATCAGCATCACCATCAAGTGCAAGACCTAAAAAAGCATTTTTATTAATAACTTCATTTTTCAAATGAGATAAAAACTCTTCGTAAGGAACTGGTTCCAAACCACCAAAAAGAGGATCATGATTGTTGTGAATTATAAAAACATTATTAGAAAAATTCTCAAATATTTTATTAAAATATCTTATTCCAGTTCCAAACATCGGGTCAAGAATTATTTTGTGATTAAGTTCTAATTTATAAGGAAGAATTTTTAATAAATCTTCTATATAATCAATAAATGGATCAATTATTTCAATCAATCCTTTATTCACATAATAATCAAAATCTTCTTTTACTTCTTCCTCAGTTTCTTTGTTTAAAAAATCTTCAATTTTTTTAGTAACCTCTGGTTCAGCAGGACCTCCCCAAGAAGGTGAAAATTTAATCCCTGAATAATAATATGGATTATGAGATGCAGTTATATTTACTCCACCTGATGTTTTGTATTTTAAAATTGTATAAGAAATTACAGGTGTAGGAGATGGTTCTTTTAAAAATAAAACTTTTACATTACTTTGAGCAAAAATTTTAGAGACCTCTTTTGCAAACTCTTTTGATAAAAATCTTGTATCATAACCTACAACGATTCCTTTATCAAATATATTTTCATCTAGTAAATAATCTTTTATTCCCCTTGAAACTTTTCTAATATTTCCAAAAGTAAAATCATCTGCTATAACTCCTCGCCAGCCAGATGTTCCAAATTTTATTCTATTATCCATGATTTAATCTCCTTTTCTTCTTCCTCAAGTTTTTTTATTTCTTTATCTTTTGAAGTAAAAGATGAATAAATATGAATTACTGGTCTATCACTATCTGGTAAAATAAAAACAAAGCCATCATCATAAAGAATTTTTACTCCTTCAACTGTGTTTGGATCAAAAACTTTAGTTTCGGATAATTTTCTCATTACTGTTCCTTTTTTATCAAAAGGACAACTTATCTCTATATGGCTAGGATCTAATAAAGGTGTGTCTTCTTTAATCTTAGAGAGAGGAATTCCTACTTTTGAAAGAAGTTCCACAAGTTTTCCTATAGCAAACATACCATCAAAATATGGCACTTCTTTAACAAATATAAAACCACCAACAAGATCTGCACCAAAATCTGAATTAAGAGAATCTCTTATGATATTTCTTGATATTGTTGAAGTAAAGTTAATTTTCACTCCTTTTTCATTTAAAAATTGTATAAGTTCATAAGATGCATTGACAGGTATAGATACAGAAAGATTTTTATATTCAAAAAGAAGAAGTTTAATAAAGCATGCAACAAGTCTTGTGTTAGACATAATTTCACCACTATCATCAACTACAAATATTTTTTCACCATTTGCATCAATTAAAACACCAAAATGATTTTTTACTGATTTAACCATCATTGATAATGTATTTAACGCTTCTTTAAATTCCTGAAAACTTCTAACTGATTTTCTTCCATCCATAAATGCATTTAAAGAAAATATATCAATATCGAAATCGCCTAATATGTTTGGAAGATACATAACTGTTGAGCCAAAAGAGTAATCAATTGTAAATTTAAGATTAGCACTTTTAATTGTTTTTAAATCAAAAGATTTTGTAAAGAAGTTTTTATAAGTTTCAAGAATTCTAGTTGGTATATCAATTGTTCCTATTTCCTCAATAGTTGCTCTGTAAAATTCTTCTCTAAAAAATATCCTTTCAATATTTTGTTCGTTGGAAATTGAAAGATCAAAACCTTCTTTATCAAAAAATTTGATGTTTGTAAGATGTGGATCAAATGGAGACCTTTTAACGTGCACTCCACCTGATCCTCCAATTGTTCTTAATGAAAATCTTAAAATTGGCACTGGTACAGCTCTTAAATCTTGCACATCAACTCCTGCAGAAATTAATCCTGCAATCATTGCTCTTTTTAGCATTCTTGATGATTTATCAACATCTCTACCTGTAAAAACAGTAGCTCCCTTACCAAGAACTGTACCATAAGCACAACCAAGTTTTGCAGCAAATTCTGGAGTTACCTCAACATTATTTGCTCCTATTATTCCATATGATCCAAAGAGAGAAGTTGTCCATGCCTTACCCCAAACTAAACTATGTGTAACAACAGAATTATCTTCAACAATCTTTGAAGGCCAAATATAAACTCCTTTTTTAATTATCACATTCTTTCCAATTTCACAATCATCTGAAATTATATTATCTCCTTCTAACAGCGAGTCTTCTTTTATACTAACTTTTTTACATATTATTGAATCAAATATTTTACTTCCTTTTTGAATGACACTACCACTCCAAATTATTGAATTATTTATTTCTACTTTATCTTCGATTAATACATCATCTCCAATGAATGAATTGAAAATTCTTGCATCATGAATTTTAACATTTTTGCCTAAAACTACAGTTCCTAATAAATTTTTTAAATTTTTAATTTCGCAACCGCTTTCATGCCATATATCAGAACCAATTCTTAAAACTCTCTCACCTTCAATTTCAATTTCAACCATTCCTTTTATGATCTCATCATGAGCAATTTTATATTCCCTAACATTTCCTATATCTTTCCAATATCCATTTGATATAAAACCATATAGAGGGATACTCTTTTTAAGAATAATAGGAAAGAGATTTTTTGAAAAGTCAAACTCTTTTCTTTCTGGTACAAATTCAAATATATCAGGAGATAAAACATAAATTCCTGTGTTAATTGTATCTGAAAATACTTCCCCCCAAGATGGTTTTTCAAGGAATCTAACGATTCTTCCTTCATCATTTGTTATAACTATTCCAAATTGAAGAGGATTTATTGCTCTTGTTAATGTTATTGTAGCAATTGCTTTTTTATTGAAATGATATTCTATAATTTCGCTTAAATTAAAATCAGTTAATACATCTCCAGAAATAACAATAAAATCTTCTTTGAGATACTTTTTTGCAAGGTTTACTGCTCCACATGTGCCTAAATCTTCATCTGAAATAATATAATTTATGTTCACACCAAAATCTTTTCCATCCTTAAAATAATCTTTTATAATTTCTGGTTGATGATAAAGAATAACAATAAGATCTTTTATATTGTGTTTTTTTAATAATTTAACAATATGTAATAAAATGGGTTTATTTGCAATAGGAACCATAGGTTTTGGAATATTAATAGTTAAAGGTCTTAATCTTGTACCAAAACCACCTGCTAAAATAACACCTTTCATACTCATAGATTTAATACTCCCTCAAATTTCAATTTAACATATAATCAATTTTTTATCAATTATAAAAGTTATTTTAAAATTAAATTTTCATATAAATTCTTATATTCTAAAGATGAACTTTCCCAGGAATAATCTGAATTCATACCAATTTTAATTATTTTTAATAATTTATCTTTTTGATTGTAAGTTTTTTGTGCTCTTTTAATAGCATTTAAAAATTCATATTCATCATATTCATAAAACACAAAACCATTTCCACAATTAACCCTTTCATTAAATTCTATAATTGTGTCTTTTAAACCACCGATACCTCTAACTATTGGAACTGCTCCATATCTTAACGAAATCATCTGAGATAAACCACATGGTTCA contains these protein-coding regions:
- a CDS encoding phosphoglucomutase/phosphomannomutase family protein encodes the protein MDNRIKFGTSGWRGVIADDFTFGNIRKVSRGIKDYLLDENIFDKGIVVGYDTRFLSKEFAKEVSKIFAQSNVKVLFLKEPSPTPVISYTILKYKTSGGVNITASHNPYYYSGIKFSPSWGGPAEPEVTKKIEDFLNKETEEEVKEDFDYYVNKGLIEIIDPFIDYIEDLLKILPYKLELNHKIILDPMFGTGIRYFNKIFENFSNNVFIIHNNHDPLFGGLEPVPYEEFLSHLKNEVINKNAFLGLALDGDADRFGIISSDGTFITPNEVLSLLSYYLGKGKKEGIGRTISTTRLIDKIANYYNIEVFETPVGFKFIGMLIRDGKIYIGGEESGGLSIKGWLPEKDGILADLLVLQICEKENSSPKELIDELYKKFGKFYTKRLDLRFKKEEREIVKNYIDNFNETSIFNLKIKNIDKKDGLLLNLEGDFTYILFRISGTEDVVRVYFETQDKSLFDYLNSQILNFINSIVR
- a CDS encoding sugar phosphate nucleotidyltransferase produces the protein MSMKGVILAGGFGTRLRPLTINIPKPMVPIANKPILLHIVKLLKKHNIKDLIVILYHQPEIIKDYFKDGKDFGVNINYIISDEDLGTCGAVNLAKKYLKEDFIVISGDVLTDFNLSEIIEYHFNKKAIATITLTRAINPLQFGIVITNDEGRIVRFLEKPSWGEVFSDTINTGIYVLSPDIFEFVPERKEFDFSKNLFPIILKKSIPLYGFISNGYWKDIGNVREYKIAHDEIIKGMVEIEIEGERVLRIGSDIWHESGCEIKNLKNLLGTVVLGKNVKIHDARIFNSFIGDDVLIEDKVEINNSIIWSGSVIQKGSKIFDSIICKKVSIKEDSLLEGDNIISDDCEIGKNVIIKKGVYIWPSKIVEDNSVVTHSLVWGKAWTTSLFGSYGIIGANNVEVTPEFAAKLGCAYGTVLGKGATVFTGRDVDKSSRMLKRAMIAGLISAGVDVQDLRAVPVPILRFSLRTIGGSGGVHVKRSPFDPHLTNIKFFDKEGFDLSISNEQNIERIFFREEFYRATIEEIGTIDIPTRILETYKNFFTKSFDLKTIKSANLKFTIDYSFGSTVMYLPNILGDFDIDIFSLNAFMDGRKSVRSFQEFKEALNTLSMMVKSVKNHFGVLIDANGEKIFVVDDSGEIMSNTRLVACFIKLLLFEYKNLSVSIPVNASYELIQFLNEKGVKINFTSTISRNIIRDSLNSDFGADLVGGFIFVKEVPYFDGMFAIGKLVELLSKVGIPLSKIKEDTPLLDPSHIEISCPFDKKGTVMRKLSETKVFDPNTVEGVKILYDDGFVFILPDSDRPVIHIYSSFTSKDKEIKKLEEEEKEIKSWIIE